A genomic stretch from Dama dama isolate Ldn47 chromosome 10, ASM3311817v1, whole genome shotgun sequence includes:
- the MLST8 gene encoding target of rapamycin complex subunit LST8 isoform X2: MNTSPGTVGSDPVILATAGYDHTVRFWQAHSGICTRTVQHQDSQVNALEITPDRTMIAAAGYQHIRMYDLNSNNPNPIISYDGVNKNIASVGFHEDGRWMYTGGEDCTARIWDLRSRNLQCQRIFQVNAPINCVCLHPNQAELIVGDQSGAIHIWDLKTDHNEQLIPEPEVSITSAHIDPDASYMAAVNSTGNCYVWNLTGGIGDEVTQLIPKTKIPAHTRYALQCRFSPDSTLLATCSADQTCKIWRTSNFSLMTELSIKSSNPGESSRGWMWGCAFSGDSQYIVTASSDNLARLWCVETGEIKREYGGHQKAVVCLAFNDSVLG; the protein is encoded by the exons ATGAATACGTCTCCAGGCACAGTGGGCAGTGACCCTGTCATCTTGGCCACTGCAGGCTATGACCACACGGTGCGGTTCTGGCAGGCCCACAGCGGGATCTGTACGCGAACTGTGCAACACCAGGACTCG CAGGTGAACGCGCTGGAGATCACACCTGATCGCACCATGATTGCAGCTGCAG GTTACCAGCACATTCGCATGTATGACCTCAACTCCAATAACCCCAACCCCATCATCAGCTACGACGGGGTCAACAAGAACATTGCGTCGGTGGGCTTCCATGAGGACGGCCGCTGGATGTACACAGGCGGGGAGGACTGCACCGCCCGGATCTGGGACCTCAG GTCCCGGAACCTACAGTGTCAGCGAATCTTCCAGGTGAACGCGCCCATTAACTGTGTGTGCCTGCACCCCAACCAG GCAGAGCTCATTGTGGGTGACCAGAGCGGTGCCATCCACATCTGGGACTTGAAAACTGACCATAACGAGCAGCTGATCCCGGAGCCGGAGGTCTCCATCACATCTGCCCACATCGACCCCGACGCCAGCTACATGGCTGCTGTCAATAGCACT GGGAACTGCTATGTCTGGAACCTGACTGGAGGCATTGGCGACGAGGTGACACAGCTCATCCCCAAGACTAAGATCCCGGCGCACACCCGCTATGCCCTGCAGTGCCGCTTCAGCCCCGATTCCAC gctccTTGCCACCTGCTCGGCTGACCAGACGTGCAAAATCTGGAGGACGTCCAACTTCTCCCTGATGACCGAGCTGAGCATCAAGAGCAGCAACCCCGGAGAGTCGTCCCGGGGCTGGATGTGGGGCTGTGCCTTCTCGGGGGACTCGCAGTACATCGTCACCG cttCCTCTGACAACCTGGCCCGGCTCTGGTGCGTGGAGACAGGCGAGATCAAGAGAGAGTACGGCGGCCACCAGAAAGCCGTCGTGTGCTTGGCCTTCAATGACAGCGTCCTGGGCTAG
- the MLST8 gene encoding target of rapamycin complex subunit LST8 isoform X1, giving the protein MNTSPGTVGSDPVILATAGYDHTVRFWQAHSGICTRTVQHQDSTQQVNALEITPDRTMIAAAGYQHIRMYDLNSNNPNPIISYDGVNKNIASVGFHEDGRWMYTGGEDCTARIWDLRSRNLQCQRIFQVNAPINCVCLHPNQAELIVGDQSGAIHIWDLKTDHNEQLIPEPEVSITSAHIDPDASYMAAVNSTGNCYVWNLTGGIGDEVTQLIPKTKIPAHTRYALQCRFSPDSTLLATCSADQTCKIWRTSNFSLMTELSIKSSNPGESSRGWMWGCAFSGDSQYIVTASSDNLARLWCVETGEIKREYGGHQKAVVCLAFNDSVLG; this is encoded by the exons ATGAATACGTCTCCAGGCACAGTGGGCAGTGACCCTGTCATCTTGGCCACTGCAGGCTATGACCACACGGTGCGGTTCTGGCAGGCCCACAGCGGGATCTGTACGCGAACTGTGCAACACCAGGACTCG ACCCAGCAGGTGAACGCGCTGGAGATCACACCTGATCGCACCATGATTGCAGCTGCAG GTTACCAGCACATTCGCATGTATGACCTCAACTCCAATAACCCCAACCCCATCATCAGCTACGACGGGGTCAACAAGAACATTGCGTCGGTGGGCTTCCATGAGGACGGCCGCTGGATGTACACAGGCGGGGAGGACTGCACCGCCCGGATCTGGGACCTCAG GTCCCGGAACCTACAGTGTCAGCGAATCTTCCAGGTGAACGCGCCCATTAACTGTGTGTGCCTGCACCCCAACCAG GCAGAGCTCATTGTGGGTGACCAGAGCGGTGCCATCCACATCTGGGACTTGAAAACTGACCATAACGAGCAGCTGATCCCGGAGCCGGAGGTCTCCATCACATCTGCCCACATCGACCCCGACGCCAGCTACATGGCTGCTGTCAATAGCACT GGGAACTGCTATGTCTGGAACCTGACTGGAGGCATTGGCGACGAGGTGACACAGCTCATCCCCAAGACTAAGATCCCGGCGCACACCCGCTATGCCCTGCAGTGCCGCTTCAGCCCCGATTCCAC gctccTTGCCACCTGCTCGGCTGACCAGACGTGCAAAATCTGGAGGACGTCCAACTTCTCCCTGATGACCGAGCTGAGCATCAAGAGCAGCAACCCCGGAGAGTCGTCCCGGGGCTGGATGTGGGGCTGTGCCTTCTCGGGGGACTCGCAGTACATCGTCACCG cttCCTCTGACAACCTGGCCCGGCTCTGGTGCGTGGAGACAGGCGAGATCAAGAGAGAGTACGGCGGCCACCAGAAAGCCGTCGTGTGCTTGGCCTTCAATGACAGCGTCCTGGGCTAG
- the MLST8 gene encoding target of rapamycin complex subunit LST8 isoform X3 — protein sequence MNTSPGTVGSDPVILATAGYDHTVRFWQAHSGICTRTVQHQDSVNALEITPDRTMIAAAGYQHIRMYDLNSNNPNPIISYDGVNKNIASVGFHEDGRWMYTGGEDCTARIWDLRSRNLQCQRIFQVNAPINCVCLHPNQAELIVGDQSGAIHIWDLKTDHNEQLIPEPEVSITSAHIDPDASYMAAVNSTGNCYVWNLTGGIGDEVTQLIPKTKIPAHTRYALQCRFSPDSTLLATCSADQTCKIWRTSNFSLMTELSIKSSNPGESSRGWMWGCAFSGDSQYIVTASSDNLARLWCVETGEIKREYGGHQKAVVCLAFNDSVLG from the exons ATGAATACGTCTCCAGGCACAGTGGGCAGTGACCCTGTCATCTTGGCCACTGCAGGCTATGACCACACGGTGCGGTTCTGGCAGGCCCACAGCGGGATCTGTACGCGAACTGTGCAACACCAGGACTCG GTGAACGCGCTGGAGATCACACCTGATCGCACCATGATTGCAGCTGCAG GTTACCAGCACATTCGCATGTATGACCTCAACTCCAATAACCCCAACCCCATCATCAGCTACGACGGGGTCAACAAGAACATTGCGTCGGTGGGCTTCCATGAGGACGGCCGCTGGATGTACACAGGCGGGGAGGACTGCACCGCCCGGATCTGGGACCTCAG GTCCCGGAACCTACAGTGTCAGCGAATCTTCCAGGTGAACGCGCCCATTAACTGTGTGTGCCTGCACCCCAACCAG GCAGAGCTCATTGTGGGTGACCAGAGCGGTGCCATCCACATCTGGGACTTGAAAACTGACCATAACGAGCAGCTGATCCCGGAGCCGGAGGTCTCCATCACATCTGCCCACATCGACCCCGACGCCAGCTACATGGCTGCTGTCAATAGCACT GGGAACTGCTATGTCTGGAACCTGACTGGAGGCATTGGCGACGAGGTGACACAGCTCATCCCCAAGACTAAGATCCCGGCGCACACCCGCTATGCCCTGCAGTGCCGCTTCAGCCCCGATTCCAC gctccTTGCCACCTGCTCGGCTGACCAGACGTGCAAAATCTGGAGGACGTCCAACTTCTCCCTGATGACCGAGCTGAGCATCAAGAGCAGCAACCCCGGAGAGTCGTCCCGGGGCTGGATGTGGGGCTGTGCCTTCTCGGGGGACTCGCAGTACATCGTCACCG cttCCTCTGACAACCTGGCCCGGCTCTGGTGCGTGGAGACAGGCGAGATCAAGAGAGAGTACGGCGGCCACCAGAAAGCCGTCGTGTGCTTGGCCTTCAATGACAGCGTCCTGGGCTAG
- the BRICD5 gene encoding BRICHOS domain-containing protein 5 — MEQGSRWAERPTPVRVETKPCRGRWRAPGVLLLLLLLLALATTAAVAGGLLGFSHSPSQPPLQTLRLSLPSPGMPRSNQTEQVDVAQNVATIRVTPAQSNHSWAVLFDGQSGCVCYRPSEHRACFLRLMEPRDREALQLMVNTSQLQATRSPSQDTHYAQELLAVLGSQEVDPAQVGAPVRHLCAKTPIYWARRAEGSQRQRLIYLCIDICFPNNICVSVCFYYLPD; from the exons ATGGAGCAGGGGAGCCGCTGGGCTGAGCGCCCCACGCCTGTGAGG GTGGAGACCAAGCCCTGCCGTGGGCGCTGGAGAGCTCCCGGcgtgctgctgcttctgctgctgctgctggcgctGGCCACCACAGCTGCTGTGGCTGGAGGGCTCCTTGGTTTCAGCCACAGCCCTTCCCAG CCCCCGCTGCAGACGCTCCGCCTGAGCCTCCCGAGCCCGGGCATGCCCCGGTCCAACCAAACCGAGCAGGTGGACGTGGCCCAGAACGTGGCAACCATCCGGGTGACTCCAGCCCAGAGCAACCACAGCTGGGCAGTGCTATTCGATGGGCAGAGC GGCTGTGTCTGTTACCGGCCCTCAGAACACCGGGCCTGCTTCCTGCGCCTGATGGAACCCCGAGACCGTGAGGCTCTGCAGCTGATGGTGAACACCTCTCAG CTCCAGGCAACGCGAAGCCCCAGCCAGGACACCCACTATGCCCAGGAGCTGCTGGCAGTGCTTGGGAGCCAAGAGGTGGACCCTGCCCAGGTTGGGGCTCCTGTGCGGCACCTTTGTGCCAAGACCCCCATTTACTGGGCTCGACGCGCAGAGG GGTCCCAGAGGCAGCGGCTGATCTACCTATGTATCGACATCTGCTTCCCGAACAACATCTGTGTGTCCGTCTGCTTTTATTACCTCCCAGACTGA
- the PGP gene encoding glycerol-3-phosphate phosphatase, whose protein sequence is MAEAEAGGDDGRCVRLNAERAQALLADVDTLLFDCDGVLWRGETAVPGAPETLTALRARGKRLGFITNNSSKTREAYAEKLRSLGFGGPTGPDACREVFGTAYCTALYLRQRLVGPPAPKAYVLGSVALAAELEAVGISCVGVGPEPLPGEGPGAWLDAPLEADVRAVVVGFDPHFSYMKLTKAVRYLQQPDCLLVGTNMDNRLPLENGRFIAGTGCLVRAVEMAAQRQADIIGKPSRFIFDCVSQEYGIHPERTVMVGDRLDTDILLGVTCGLKTILTLTGVSSLRDVKSNQESDCMAKKKMVPDFYVDSIADLLPALQG, encoded by the exons ATGGCAGAGGCGGAGGCCGGCGGTGACGACGGCCGCTGCGTGCGGCTGAACGCCGAGCGGGCCCAGGCGCTGCTGGCCGACGTGGACACGCTGCTGTTCGACTGCGACGGCGTGCTGTGGCGCGGCGAGACGGCAGTGCCCGGCGCGCCTGAGACCCTGACGGCGCTGCGGGCTCGCGGCAAGCGCCTCGGCTTCATCACCAACAACAGCAGCAAGACCCGCGAGGCCTATGCCGAAAAGCTGCGGTCCCTGGGCTTCGGCGGCCCGACGGGGCCCGACGCCTGCCGCGAGGTCTTCGGCACGGCCTATTGCACCGCGCTCTACCTGCGCCAGCGCCTGGTCGGCCCGCCGGCTCCCAAGGCCTACGTGCTGGGCAGCGTGGCCCTGGCCGCCGAGCTGGAGGCCGTGGGCATCTCCTGCGTGGGCGTGGGGCCCGAGCCGCTGCCGGGCGAAGGCCCCGGCGCCTGGCTGGACGCGCCCCTGGAGGCCGATGTGCGCGCCGTCGTGGTGGGCTTCGATCCGCACTTCAGCTACATGAAGCTCACCAAGGCTGTGCGCTACCTGCAACAGCCCGACTGCCTGCTTGTGGGCACCAACATGGACAACCGACTCCCCCTGGAGAACGGCCGTTTCATCGCGG GTACCGGCTGTCTGGTCCGAGCCGTGGAGATGGCCGCCCAGCGCCAAGCCGACATCATAGGGAAGCCCAGCCGCTTCATCTTCGACTGCGTGTCCCAGGAGTACGGCATCCACCCAGAGCGCACCGTCATGGTGGGCGACCGCCTGGACACAGACATCCTGCTGGGCGTGACCTGTGGTCTGAAGACCATCCTGACCCTCACGGGCGTCTCCAGTCTACGGGACGTGAAAAGTAATCAGGAAAGTGACTGCATGGCTAAGAAGAAAATGGTCCCTGACTTCTATGTTGACAGCATAGCCGACCTTTTGCCTGCCCTTCAAGGTTAA